A region from the Leptospira venezuelensis genome encodes:
- a CDS encoding LIC13259/LIC11441 family protein produces MRNVFAYIAAASVVSVSAPVAAESSELRLFQRLAVFHEQLLSSDDKRTNPKGLSGMVRRAKESSAEERIKYAKSLTFAELLEKAGSRTEQEFLYSELCSSVKEIAPKFEFYSFHCPKTGKVWISKTKEVRNPYLVDGRETGKLIG; encoded by the coding sequence ATGCGCAACGTTTTCGCATACATAGCCGCAGCATCTGTGGTTTCAGTTTCTGCTCCGGTAGCAGCAGAATCTTCTGAGTTGAGATTATTCCAAAGACTAGCAGTCTTTCATGAGCAATTACTTTCAAGTGATGACAAAAGAACAAATCCTAAAGGACTGTCCGGAATGGTCCGTAGAGCCAAAGAAAGTTCCGCTGAAGAAAGGATCAAATATGCTAAGTCCTTAACCTTTGCAGAATTATTGGAAAAGGCAGGTTCAAGAACAGAGCAAGAATTTTTATACTCAGAGTTATGTTCTTCCGTAAAGGAAATAGCACCTAAGTTCGAATTCTACTCTTTCCACTGCCCTAAAACTGGAAAGGTTTGGATCTCTAAAACAAAAGAAGTCCGAAATCCTTATCTGGTAGATGGAAGAGAAACAGGAAAACTGATAGGCTAA
- a CDS encoding DinB family protein — MIDPEYCVALAEYNRWQNESLLNISENLKPGELEEDKKLFFGSMAKTWNHIVMMDLSWLDRFHSRPIQKLDFQEMQFSNLTELKKLRTELDSTISEWVKTITSEWLTQDLKFYSYMYKKEITLPIWLLITHFFNHQTHHRSQISTALLQSGLDYGVTDIPWNPFYPKLR; from the coding sequence ATGATAGATCCAGAATACTGTGTCGCTTTGGCAGAATACAATCGTTGGCAAAACGAATCCTTATTGAATATTTCTGAAAATTTAAAACCAGGCGAATTGGAAGAAGATAAAAAACTATTCTTTGGTTCTATGGCAAAAACCTGGAATCATATCGTTATGATGGATCTTTCTTGGTTGGATAGGTTCCACTCTAGGCCGATCCAAAAATTGGATTTTCAAGAGATGCAATTTTCTAATCTGACAGAACTCAAAAAACTTAGAACCGAATTAGATTCGACGATTTCGGAATGGGTAAAAACTATTACCTCAGAGTGGCTTACACAAGATCTGAAGTTTTACAGTTACATGTACAAAAAGGAGATCACATTGCCGATCTGGCTTCTGATTACTCATTTTTTCAATCATCAAACTCATCATCGCAGCCAAATCTCTACAGCTTTATTGCAAAGCGGATTGGACTATGGAGTTACGGATATTCCTTGGAATCCTTTCTATCCAAAATTAAGATAA
- a CDS encoding SH3 domain-containing protein, whose product MKQLLTFFLTFSSILVWNCASVEKVEPRKIEKVMKVHAGGGLRLRIAPNIDAKKIDLVPDGDVVETFGESGEIEIQDGKQGRWVKVKWKKKEGYVFGGFLEFINVK is encoded by the coding sequence ATGAAACAATTACTAACGTTCTTTTTAACTTTCAGTTCCATTTTAGTTTGGAACTGTGCATCTGTGGAAAAAGTAGAACCTCGAAAGATTGAAAAGGTAATGAAAGTCCATGCAGGTGGAGGTCTTCGTCTGAGAATCGCTCCCAATATAGATGCCAAAAAAATAGATCTGGTTCCAGATGGTGATGTTGTGGAAACTTTCGGCGAGTCTGGAGAGATAGAGATCCAAGACGGTAAACAAGGTCGTTGGGTCAAAGTGAAGTGGAAGAAAAAAGAAGGATATGTATTTGGCGGTTTTTTAGAATTTATCAACGTCAAATAA